The following is a genomic window from Haliaeetus albicilla chromosome 13, bHalAlb1.1, whole genome shotgun sequence.
CCTTTCACAAAACCCACACattgtatatattttttgtatcttttgaaatgcaaattaatttttttaggaCCATAACAACACAAAATTGGAGAATGTGGCTATAGTATTCCATACATGCAATACAATTTGTTTTAACAGTAACTTTTAGCAGTGCTTTAATACATgatgctaattattttttttaaatttgaaaagtAACAGAATACAGTAGTATAACTAAATAGTTACTTCTCCAGATAGTAACAACACCAGTAAAAACTTTATAGTCTGttattagggtttttttaagttcaaaAATGTCAAGTTTCACCTAAAAGAATAATATCATAGCACCAAAATACTGTGCTCAGAGCTCAGTCAAACTTGCCAGGGAAGAACATACTACTGCTCTGGTGAATACTGTTCCTTCTCTTGTCTTTAGCCAGCATCAGGTTAATGATGTGCatgttttccttaattttgAATAAGCTCTGTTCAACTTGTAATATAAAAGCAGAAGCTTTTGGTTCTAGAAATTAATCACTGagtcattttgaaatacatactCTCAATTTTTCCCAGTTCCGGTTTTCTGCCTTTAGATGGAAAATACgattttaaaatttgctccTAAGTTCTTGCCTGCTCAAGAGATTCGTTGGAAAACCTGGTCTGCCTGTCACCACTGCTGTCATCTGGGGTCCAGACAAGAAGCAGCCCTTTTGTCTATGTGCAGATTGCAATCTGGTTTATCCCAACTGCATGACACATTATACTCTGCTGATAACTGAAGATAGATGTAACTCGTGTATTACTCATGGCTGGTAGCACAGATTTCTGTTGTGTCTGTCAGTTGGAAAACTGCTGTCATACTTTTGAGGTGTTCAAAGAAACTGGTATGGTTAATGCCAAAAGGCAGTAGAGGAAGAGAGAGTGCCTACAAGGCAAAGTTGACTTGTAGGATCTCATTTGTAGCTTGGGCACTACATATGTGAGACAAAGGACTGAATTAGAACAAGCACTTGAGAGCTTTAGTTCTTCCAGTACCTCTTGATGGTTTACCTTTGTGAAGAAGTTGACTGGAATGAAGAGTGTGAAAGAGTTAACACAGCCTTTTTCTGCTGATACAGTGCTGGAGGTGGGGTGATGCTAGTCTAACTGGAGTGGGTGTGGGTTGGGGTGCAGACACAGAAGGAGGTCTGGAGGCTGGACACAGACATGTTTCACTTTCAGTATCTTTTAGACATTAGCAGTAATTCATATAACTATGACACAATTCTGTTCTGTCTTTGGCTGCCTGAAAGTAATATGGTCTGCATGTATATATTGTTAATCTTAAAATTGTCAGATCAGTGTCTTGACAGTTCAGTCAGAATAGTGTTTCCTATATTACTTCAGAAATTTAATTTGACAAATGCTAGCTTCGTTGCAGTGATTCTTAGTTACAAAGTGGTTCTCACtgttttttatattaatttttgttctatttGCAGTAGTGTCTTGTTCTTCAATGTTGATTTGATTCTTTTGGTGAGGTGTCCCATTGCTTTCCTATTACTTTAGCtgatggggttttgtttttctcctctccaaCAGAGTCAAACAGAAAAACTGGCTAAAGTCTACCAGCCAAAACGTGCCCTCTTATCTACTAAGTGCACTATTTCCATTGCAAATCTCTTGGCAGCTCGACAGGATCTGTCAAAGATTATGAGAACAAGCAGTGGGTCCATCCGAGAGAAGACTGCATGTGCCATTAATAAGGTACCTTTGATGACAAATGGCTTGTTCTGTTATGAATATTTAAGTAATTTGAATGTAATAATAAATCCTACTTTTTTAGCATTGTAAGTGGAATTTGGaaataaaggttaaaaaattTGGTGTTTACAGATTATGCATTGGTGCATTATGGTAACTGCAGTTTCACCTGTTTAAGTTCAGAGTGCCCTTTCTTAGGGACAGTAAAAAAGTGCTGAAATATCTTTGATTACTTTCAGTGGAAGTAAGCCTGCTCTGTCTTATCAGAATTACTGATGTCATTACACTGCTGCTACCAAATTCTGTCACTGTGTCTAAAGTAACACCTACATTGTAGCTGTGTTTCTGATCTATGTAAATAGAATGTACTAAGATCACAAAGCAAGGCTCTTGCAGGTTAGATTCTCCTGTGTACACAAATAAGAGATTATAGTCAAGTGTGTAGTTTTAGTAATGACATAGTAGGAGTATGATTTAGAATATGATTTAGACTAAGCTATTTACCTTGTTTCAAAAATTACGATTTTACCGGAGTAATAGGCTCACAAAGGTACATGTGCTGAACTTGAAGCTCAGTAGCTATGTACAGCAGTGTACTTGGTACTTTAAAACTTGTGGGTGTACATGCATGCCTTTCTGCCTTCTGGGTACCAACTGTATTTCAGGTAAAGTTCTAAGTAATTTAGGATAGAATGGTGGTGTGCTGATTTGACCACACCCTCTCCACCCCAAATAATTTTTGCACCTTTTTAGTGTAGTTGGAGTGTGGAATGTAAGAAATTAAGTGGAAGACAGGTGTGACTGTACCATCAGACTGTATGTATGTTTTACTAGGAATGCAATACTGCCCTGCTGATGATCCATATCCTGTTAACTTAATCTCCCATTATCAATATTAAATGTTTTCCAAGACAGTAACATAAAGTAACAAAGTAACCTGCTTGCATTGAAGTTTTTCTGTTATATCATTTTAAAACTTGAAGCAATGCAAATGTCCTGTCACATTTTTAAGTCTTGCTAAATTCTTAAAGTCACAGCATCCTTAGACAGCTAGACCTCTACAGTCTTGCTCAACTCTGATCAGCGCCGTCTGACACCTACCTGTTTGTTGGTGTGTAAGTTTTTGTGTGTccctactgaaaaataaaaatctttgcacTTTGTTTACCAAGCCAATGGCTTCTACAGCAATTCAGAGCGCTAGTTAGGAGAGAGACTGTGTTGCACTGTACTTGTGGTTGTTTGAGATTAGCAGTCTGCACTAGTAAACAGTTTAGTGAAAGACTGTATTGATGCTGCCTCTACTGGTGTGCCTGCTGTTTGAACAGAAAACCCAGGTCTCCTGACTTGTTTTGTTAGGAGTGCTTGGAGTACTAGAAAATccctgtttaatttttattaattggAGACAAAGGTCTGTCACATTCAAACAGACAAAAGCTTGCCTTGATGAAATCCTCTGGATGTAAGAACCGTTGAGCAGCTGTTGTTTGTGGTGTGTATCAGTAAATGTGACTCTTCTGTGAGGTGTTACAACTCCTATGGcagttctcctttccttttgcagGTGCTAATGGGCAGAGTGCCTGACAGAGGAGGAAGGCCCAATGAAATTGAACCACCACCTCCTGAGATGCCACCGTGGCAGAAAAGACCAGAGGCTGGTCCACAACAAGgtggtggcagaggaggaagaggtggcTACGAATCCTCATATGGAGGGCGAGGAGGTTATGACCATGGGGGTCACGAccgaggaggaagaggaggctaTGACTCATCATATGGAGGGCGAGGAGGTCATGAACAAGGAAGCCATGATCGGGGGGGACGAGGAGGACGTGGTGGTTATGATCATGGTGGTAGAGGAGGCGGAAGAGGAAACAAGCTTCAAGGAGGTTGGACAGATGGTGGAGGTGGTGGCTACCAGGATGGCAGCTACAGGGAGAGCAACTACAGAGATGCAGGTTTTCAAACGGGTGGCTACcacagtggtggtggtggtggtggctaCCAAGGAGGAGGTGGCTATGGTGGCTACCAGTCGTCTTCATATTCAGGAGGTGGCTACCAAGGGGGTGGTGGCGGCAGCTACCAGCAAGACAACAGATATCAAGATGGTGGGTCCCACAGTGACCGAGGGGGTGGGCgtggaggagggaggggtggcCGTGGTGGGAGGGGTAGCCGTGGAGGTcaaggaggaggctgggggggcagaggTGGACAGAATTTTAATCAAGGGGGGCAGTTTGAGCAGCACTTCCAGCATGGAGGTTATCAGTATAATCAATCTGGCTTTGGACAAGGAAGACACTTCACGAGCTGAGGTTGCTAAAAGCTTTTGCTTCGTCAGAGCTCATGTAATAGAAACCTGGTTTTAGAGGCCTGGCTTAATTGCTGCTTGAATTAGTACAGGTTTGTATGTGGCAGGTGGAATCTCTTTGGGTTGGATGTTTGTGTTGAGCAAAGTACAACTTTCTGTACACTTTTCCTCTGCACCCCACCCCCAACCTGTCTGAATTAAATATATCATCACTGCACCCTAAAAATCAACTGATAGCCATGCTTTTTAGATGTTGGACTGGTTCCCTCTGCTCAAAACACTTTTATTCTGAAACTACCTGCTGTCTTTGCCTTCCACTTTGATTTAGAGAAATATCAAGACCTGTCTGTCAAATTTGTCTATTATAATACACAATAGAACTTCTGCATTTTCCCCCCTAATCATTGTTCAATTACATGTTCTAAAACGACTTCTGAGTATCGCTTTTTGGCTTGCTGGCCTCTCATTTTAGTCATGAAGATGTACACacgtgtgtgcatgcacagTGCACTCCCTCTGACAAACAGGTTTTTTGTCTATTATATGAGCTCTACTGTGGATGCCATGTTCAGTAGCCTTATCTCCCGCTAAACAAAGTTTTTGCACCTGCTCAACTCTGAAGACTGACCGCTGCCAAAATCTGCAAAGATCATTTAAAACTAAGCTAAATTGTGAACCGATAGTGTGTGTAGGCCTGTAGTTAGGTGTAGCAATTCAAACTGACCTGCCTCCATCCAAAACAAGTTGCTCCTCCTCCAGACCTAATTTTTACTTGAAATCAGCTAGAAGAAATGAcaaactgaaatttattttatttgcaagttAATACCACTGGCTCAGCAAATCTAGGGCaatttgttttgggggttgtctttttaaagaaatgcactACGGCCTGGGAAGGTTAGTTCCTGCCTGGAGGAAgcccttttattattgctgcagaaaacaaagcctGGCTGAGTTTGATGTtctaatgtttttgtttttttctttactgaaagccACATAATGCttcttgctgggttttttgtgtaCATAAACATTGTCaagctgtgaaagaaaatggcTGAAGGTGTGCTGTTGTATAAAAGGTGAGCAATAAAAGTATCTGTATGTTCCCTTTGctttagtttcttttccttcttggtaGTAAAAAGCAGTTGCTATTGTAGCTGCGAATTCATGGGGATTTCTGtctgcttcatttattttacGTTTTAATCTCTTTTAGATGTAGTTGTCCCAGCTGTACTGTGCATTCTGCCCCCTGACAAGCTGTCAGAAGAGAATTGGATGGGAGGAATTGATCTTCAATTGCTCTGAGTTTTGTTCTATTCCTCCCTTGGAACTGGTGTAGCAGCATGTAGTACTCTGTTGGGGGGTTGCTGTGTGGAGTTACTCTTAGACTGTGTGAGCACCCATCTCCCAGGTTATGCTCCTGCATGCCATGTGAACATGGTATGATGCTTCTGGGAACTCTTCTGATGCTCTCCAGCCTTGTGGAAAACGTAGGTTCCTGCTACTGTGCTCGGATCGCTGTAGCAGAGGCTATGCTGATGACAATGTCTCTGGCTACCTGAAATGCTGTTGGGGCTGAATCCAGGTTGATGCAAGCAGGAGGTGTTCCTTGGATTACAGAAATAACATGAGCATTTAAGAGAATCTGTGTAACGCTGGTGTTGCTGTAATTCAAGCTAATCATGTCAAGAAGCTGATAAACATTGTTTAGAACTGATTTCCCTATATTTCATTCCGTGATCAACCTGAAAATCTCCTGTTTAATTTATTGCGGCCACTAGGTGCTGCTAGTGATTCATAGGTTGGAAGTGAATGTCTCTGTGAAAGGCACTTGGGAATCTGACTTAATGtctcttttttaatgtttcaaacAAATTTAACAAGGCTGATGAGGGAAAAGTTTCCTATATTGAATCTAGGTCTTTGAGGATCACCGATATAGATCTATCTCAGCATAATACAGTTCAAATTACATGTAAAAATGAATGTTGCTGCTTCACAAAGGTGTTGATGGTTTCTTGCAGCGGGTTGCTCCAGAGAAGGTGTCTCCCTTGTGAGAGAGTAATACCTTGTGAGCATTAGCTGGTGACTAGCTGcgttcacagaaaaataattagtgggttttttaataattaagaTTCCTACAACTGGGTCAGTCCTGTACTGGTAAAGGTAGAGAGATTGACAGagttaaagagcctttttgctGGGAATGTAATGTCTTCAAGTTGACAGAcaccttctgcttttcttcacgCTGCTCCTCGCTGTAAAGAGGCATGTGTTTTCTGTCAGTGCATTAGAGTGCTGCAAACTTGTTCCTAGCAAGAGGGAACCCAGGCGGCTCTTCAGATAGCCTCTGGCTGAGTTGCATCAGCACCTTCAGAGACTTCTTTCTGTGCTAGAGCTGCCAGTTTCTCTGCAAGGCTATGACTGTTGCTGCAGTGGATAGTCTCACTTTTGCACACTGTGACATGGTGAAATGATGCTGTGGTGGGATAGGAGCACAgagcttccccttcccccttattccagacagctttttctcctcaaaatatgttccttctcctcctccttcttccaggACTTGGGGTAGGCTGAGTCCCACTTCATTGCTGTTTGAGggggaaagtaaaaaaaaaaagaattcagaagGTGGCAAAACAAGAGGCTTTACTCTtccaacaggaaagaaaacactttgcTTCTGCCagctgttgttgtttttccttacTCTATTGTTTCCTCCTAAGTGTGCTATGACTTCTTTGTTCTCCAGAGAAAACAAGCTTTGTATATGTGGAGAGAGCAGCTTTGATTAATGAAAGCAAACAGCCACTGCTTTGTTATTGTCTGTATGATGCTCTGGTATTTACTGTTTTCCAAACATGATTCCTGCTGCACTGGAATTATTAGGTTTGTGGTGGATTGGATATATGTACTCGATTTCATTGCACATCATGATTGAAAGCAGAACGCTAGCAGATCAATTAAGTAGGCAACCATTTTTACAGGGGAACAgtgttcttcctttttaacCATGGTTGCTCTTGCCACTCTTCTTCCACAAGCTTTAGGcatcttgttctgtttttccatcTGCCTTTCTTTCTCTAGCAACTTTTGTTTCCTAAAGGCTTCGCTTGCATTGCCTTTCCATCTATTAGGATCACACTCTCTCAAGTGTTGTCACTGTGCTGTAAAATAACTATGGGGAGCAGGGGACACGCTTGCTTGCCACATCAGGTACACTAGTACTGAGTTAGAATACCATGACCTATATGCACTGTGGTCATGGTTGGGTTTTCCTTGCAGGTCTAAGGAATGGATAAAAATTTATTCCTTACTGTATGCAAAACAGTAACCCAACAAGGGAGAGGGCATCAAGCTGAGCTTTCACCATGCATCACTCACCCCAGCAAGCCTTTTTGCTTGTAGCTGTTCCCTGAGTAGTTTATCATCTTTAGGATTGGAGTTGGCTGGTAATCCCTAGCTTGCTTGCTGAGATTTCTCTACTTCTCTAGTCAAACCCCTGAAGTGTGCAGCTTCATGGTGATATGCCATTACTGCTGGTGGCCTCCAGAGGGGCTCCTCTAGCTATGGGTTAGACTTCTCAGCCAGAGCATGTGGGTAACCTGCTTTAACATGGTGGGGCCTTTGACTACCTGTCTCCATTAAACTGCTGTTTGCATCTGAGTTAGTGAAAGTGGCAGGTGCCTCAACCAACCTCTGGCCTAATTAGAAACTAGGCACTTACCAGTCAAGTACCTAAGATAGaactgggaagaagggaagcaAGATTCATGTCAGCAGATAGTTATGAAAAGTGGCTGGAGCTTGAAAAGTCCTGTGGCATGAGTATTCCCCATAACAGGTTACctgggaaatgaaaattaaattgtgctgaagtgggaagagttcagcTGGGAGTTCCTCACTAAGCTCCGATGACTCTTTTGGGCATCCAAAAGGCTTGTGTGGGTTCTTGGAGTACTAGAAGTTAATTTGACTCCCTGTTAGGTTAATGAAGGCCAGCACACAAAAGCCCTCAACTGTCTGCTCATCACACATGATTTATTCTTAGTTCTGCCATATTTAGGACTGCAGTAGAGAGTCTCAGTGTTGTTGCTGCTAAAGACTGTCAGGCTTGTGATCCTGCTTCTTCTCTGAACTTCCAATTTTCCTTGGTCAACAGGGATGCTACAGAACTATGTATGCATTTTTAAGGTGTTGAGTGTGATTTAGCAGTCCCAAACAAGCTGGCTCGTGCTAAACTGCAAGCTTGCTTTATCAGCCTCCTAGCATACCCTTAGGTTAGAGTCATACCAGTGTTGTGATTGGAGAGCAGTCCACTGAAGTGGATATGAACTTGTTTCCCCCTGTGTAGGCTCTCAAAATACTCATGTGCTGTTTGTTTCAGGTTATGCCTTTCCAAAgggacacaaactgaaaaagcaaGTGCTATTACCAGCTGTAAACATTGCCTTCTCCGCAGTTTGGCTGAAAATAAGTCATACCTCTAATGGCTTAACAAACAACagtagaagggaaaaatatttttcctttgtgtttacTTTGTGCTTTTTACAGCTCTGAGTGCTGTCAGTGTTATTGTTTCCCCTTTATTGTCCAGTAATTTCCCCTCTTGTCCACGTGGGTCTTTCCCAcaacagaggagagaaaaacaagtaCAAAAAGTAGGAAAACGCTATtgtaaaaccaaagaaagaGAGAGTCTGTCTGTGCTGTGGGCAGGTGGAAGGTCATAACTCGTTTTCACACATGAAGCAGAGATGAAGGTGATAAGGACTCTTTAAACTTTCCGGCATTAGCTTAACTCATGgaaaaagcagactttttggCTAAATTTCATAcggccccagcagcagccttttgTTGATGGCTTTTCTGTCTCCTAGGACCAGATTGCCAGCAGCTGTAAACAGCACTTTAGAGTTTAACACACAGATTTTCCAATGAGTTTAGCCTGTTGGCTGCAAtgcttattttgaaaatgcagttcaGATCAGTGCTGATAACTCAGAAACAGGTTCCAAAGTTACATCTATTTCTCCAGTGTCCCTGGGTGGGCCAACCTGGTTGTCAAGACTCTCTTGAGAAGTACTTGGAGCTATTTTTTGTGCTGTATAGAGGCCCATCAGTTAGCAGGCTGATGCTGAATGAAGCAAAACTTGGTTAGATTTTTTTGACTATGACAATCATGAAACAACAAGTCCTTGTTTCTCCTGCCTCTTGTGTCTCCATGAAATCTGTATTCAaatctccttccttccttccccctctgctTGGTCTCCATTGGGATCCCCTTCAATTCTTGGTGTCACGTAGAGATGGAGAGCTCTCCTAGTATGCTTCTTTCCACAGTTACTCCCCATCTGtctttgttctctgttttttttctgcttgtgtccAGGATCCTTCACATGCAGCTATTTCCCATACAGATGCCTAAAGCTTCTGGAACTAGTGTCCCAGGCTGCGAGGACTCTCCTGTGACTGCTCAGGCTGTCTTGGCCAAAGGCTTCTGGGCTCCCCATGAGGAAGACCTTGGAGGCTGCATTGGGGCATGCTTTCACTTTGGCTTCCACAGAGGAGTCCCTGAGCAACAGTGCATAGCACTCAGGGCAACTCCACAAAGTTGACAGCAAGGCTGAAGCTCCCTTATTTGCTACATGAGGCTTTGCAGAGGTTTTAGACAAGCACAGAAAGTCCTAGTGGGTTTGGCTCAAATAGCCAAATCTTCTCTTACAGGGTCTATCTAAGCACTTGCATTTTTCACCTACTCTTGTTGCTTGTATTCTTTGGCATTTGCAGATCAGGCTGTAAATAAGGTTTGACAGAATCTTAGTTTTTTCCactg
Proteins encoded in this region:
- the FAM98A gene encoding protein FAM98A isoform X2 produces the protein MPSRQSAAQQRASGVCPPCPAAGWSSSSWRATCWSRWRTWGPNEAEEFQLEMSGLLAEMNCPYASLTSGDVTKRLHNQKNCLLLLTYLISELEAARMLCVNAPPKKAQEGGGSEVFQELKGICIALGMSKPPANITMFQFFSGIEKKLKETLAKVPPNHVGKPLLKKQLGPAHWEKIEAINQAIVNEYEVRRKLLVKRLDVTVQSFGWSDRAKSQTEKLAKVYQPKRALLSTKCTISIANLLAARQDLSKIMRTSSGSIREKTACAINKVLMGRVPDRGGRPNEIEPPPPEMPPWQKRPEAGPQQGGGRGGRGGYESSYGGRGGYDHGGHDRGGRGGYDSSYGGRGGHEQGSHDRGGRGGRGGYDHGGRGGGRGNKLQGGWTDGGGGGYQDGSYRESNYRDAGFQTGGYHSGGGGGGYQGGGGYGGYQSSSYSGGGYQGGGGGSYQQDNRYQDGGSHSDRGGGRGGGRGGRGGRGSRGGQGGGWGGRGGQNFNQGGQFEQHFQHGGYQYNQSGFGQGRHFTS
- the FAM98A gene encoding protein FAM98A isoform X1, with the protein product MEFELLESDVLESLEDLGYKGPLLDDGALAQAVSRGASSPEFTKLCAWLVSELRLFCKLEENVQATNSPNEAEEFQLEMSGLLAEMNCPYASLTSGDVTKRLHNQKNCLLLLTYLISELEAARMLCVNAPPKKAQEGGGSEVFQELKGICIALGMSKPPANITMFQFFSGIEKKLKETLAKVPPNHVGKPLLKKQLGPAHWEKIEAINQAIVNEYEVRRKLLVKRLDVTVQSFGWSDRAKSQTEKLAKVYQPKRALLSTKCTISIANLLAARQDLSKIMRTSSGSIREKTACAINKVLMGRVPDRGGRPNEIEPPPPEMPPWQKRPEAGPQQGGGRGGRGGYESSYGGRGGYDHGGHDRGGRGGYDSSYGGRGGHEQGSHDRGGRGGRGGYDHGGRGGGRGNKLQGGWTDGGGGGYQDGSYRESNYRDAGFQTGGYHSGGGGGGYQGGGGYGGYQSSSYSGGGYQGGGGGSYQQDNRYQDGGSHSDRGGGRGGGRGGRGGRGSRGGQGGGWGGRGGQNFNQGGQFEQHFQHGGYQYNQSGFGQGRHFTS